Sequence from the Clostridium saccharobutylicum DSM 13864 genome:
TAAAATAGCTGGATCTATGGCATTCAAGAATGCTATGGCTAAAGCAAATCCAGTGCTTCTTGAACCTATGATGAAAGTTGAAGTAACAGTTCCAGAAGAATACATGGGAGATGTTATTGGTGATGTTAACTCAAGAAGAGGTAGAATTGAAGGAATGGATGCTGTTAATGGAGCTCAAGTTATTAGAGCGTTTGTACCATTATCAGAAATGTTTGGATATGCTACTGCATTAAGATCAAGAACTCAAGGTAGAGGTGTTTACTCAATGGTATTTGATCACTATGATGAAGTTCCAAAGAATATTCAAGAACAAATTGCAGGTAACAGAGCTAAATAATTTTTAAAATAACATAGTGATATTTAGTATATAAATGTCACTATGCTGTTAATAATTATAATATATAATTATTTAAAACATTAAATAATTAATAAAAGTTGAATAATAAACGTAGATATTACAATATCTATCGGTTATAATATTTACGGAAATATTTTTTATTAATGTCTATAAGGGAGGAATTTTATAATGTCAAAAGCAAAATATGAAAGAAATAAGCCTCATGTTAATATCGGAACAATAGGTCACGTAGACCATGGTAAGACAACATTAACAGCTGCAATCACAACTGTATTAGCGAATAAAGGATATGCAGAAGCATTTAACTATGCAGATATTGATAAGGCTCCAGAAGAAAAAGAAAGAGGAATCACAATCAATACAGCACACGTTGAATACCAAACAGAAAACAGACACTATGCTCACGTTGACTGTCCAGGACATGCTGACTACGTTAAGAACATGATCACAGGAGCAGCACAAATGGATGGAGCTATCTTAGTTGTATCAGCAGCAGATGGTCCAATGCCACAAACAAGAGAACATATACTATTAGGATCAAGAGTAGGTATCCAATATATCGTAGTATTCTTAAATAAAGCAGATATGGTAGATGATCCAGAATTATTAGAATTAGTTGAAATGGAAGTTAGAGAATTATTAAATGAATATGAATTCCCAGGAGACGATATTCCAGTAATAACAGGATCAGCATTAAAAGCATTAGAAAACCCAACAGATGAAGAAGCAATAGCTCCAATCTTAGAATTAATGGAAGCAGTAGATAGCTATATCCCAACTCCAGAAAGAGCAACAGATAAGCCATTCTTAATGCCAATCGAAGATGTCTTCACAATTACAGGAAGAGGAACAGTTGCAACAGGAAGAGTTGAAGCTGGAGTACTTCACGTAGGAGACGAAGTAGAAATCGTTGGATTAAGTGAAGAAAAGAAGAAAGTTGTAGTAACTGGAATCGAAATGTTCAGAAAGTTATTAGATGAAGCGCAAGCTGGAGATAATATCGGAGCATTATTAAGAGGAGTTCAAAGAACTGATATTGAAAGAGGTCAAGTATTAGCAGTACCAAATTCAGTACATCCTCACACTAAATTCGTAGGTCAAGTATACGTACTTAAGAAAGAAGAAGGTGGTAGACATACTCCATTCTTCGATGGATACAGACCACAATTCTACTTCAGAACAACAGACGTTACAGGATCAATCAAATTACCAGATGGAATGGAAATGGTAATGCCAGGAGACCACATCGACATGAACGTTGAATTAATCACTCCAATCGCAATGGATGAAGGATTAAGATTCGCTATCAGAGAAGGTGGAAGAACTGTAGGTTCAGGAGTTGTTACTAAGATAGTTCAATAGTAATATGCACATGTAATATGTGTTTTTGAAGCAAGGACTTAGGTTCCTTGCTTTTTAATATATTAAAAAATATGAATTGAGATTTCATTAAAGAAAAAAATGGGCAAAAAACCTAAAATGAAACCTTGAAATTTATCGGAAATATATTTAAAATAATAAAAGCGAAAGAAATTATAAAAAAATTTTAAATTTAAAAAGATAAAAAGTCTAAAAAAAGCTTGAAAAGGCTTTGCAACAATAGTATAATAAAGAAGTTGCATAGCATACAGCGATCTATCAGGAGGTTGCCGGACTTCCGGGTAATTCTTGATAAGTAAGTTTGGATCTAGAATCCAACGACAGGGATTTGGTAAATTGTTAGAAGGCGTGAAACACCTGGAGCAGTTTACAGAACAACCGCTGTTGTGCGTTCGAAGTAAAACGTACATAAAAAGGAGGGAAATGAAATGTCAAAGCAAAAAATAAGAATTAGATTAAAGGCTTTTGATCATACAATATTAGATCAATCAGCTGAAAAAATTGTTGAAACTGCAAAAACATCAGGAGCTAAGGTTGTAGGTCCAGTACCATTACCAACAGAAAAAGATGTTGTTACAATATTAAGAGCGGTTCACAAGTACAAAGATTCAAGAGAACAATTTGAGATAAGAACTCATAAGAGATTAATCGATATCGTTAATCCATCACCAAAAACTGTTGATGCATTAATGAGATTAAATCTTCCAGCTGGTGTTGATATAGAAATCAAACTATAATACTGGAAATAAAATACGAAAACGGCTAGTTATGATTGTTAACAATCCGCTAATTAGTTTGGGAGGTGTAAATACATGAAAAAAGCTATAATAGGAAAGAAAATAGGAATGACTCAAATTTTTGATGAAAATGGTAAAGTAGTTCCTGTAACTGTAGTAGAAGCTGGCCCATGTGTTGTTGTTCAAAAGAAAACATTAGAAAATGATGGGTATGAAGCAATACAAGTAGGTTTTGATGAAATAAGAGAAAAATTAGCTAATAAGCCAAGAAAAGGTCACTTTGCTAAAGCTGGAGCTACTTTAAGAAGAACTCTTAAAGAATTCAGACTTGAAAACATAAGTGAATATGAAGTTGGTCAAGAAATAAAGGCTGATGTATTTGGAGCAGGAGATAAGATTGATGTATCTGCAGTTTCAAAAGGAAAGGGTTTCCAAGGATCTATTAAGAGATGGAACCAACAAAGAGGACCAATGACTCACGGTTCTAAATTCCATAGAGCACCAGGTTCAATGGGAGCATCATCAGATCCATCAAGAACATTCAAGAATAAGAGAATGCCAGGACATATGGGATCTGTTAATACAACAGTACTAAATTTAGAAGTTGTTAAAGTAATAGCTGAAAAGAACTTAATACTAATCAAGGGTGGAATCCCAGGACCTAACAAAGGTACAGTAGTAATTAAAGACACAGTTAGAGCTTAATTTCTGTAAGGAAAGGAGGAATTAGAATGCCTACAGTAGGAGTATTTAATAAAGAAGGAAATAAAGTTGCTGATATGGAGTTAAACGAAAGCATATTTGCAGCAGAAGTTAATGAATATGCATTACACCAAGTAGTAGTTGCATTATTAGCTAACAAGAGACAAGGAACTCAATCAACTAAGACTAGATCTGAAGTTAGAGGGGGCGGAATTAAGCCTTGGAGACAAAAGGGTACTGGAAGAGCAAGACAAGGTTCTATCAGAGCACCACAATGGATTAAGGGTGGTATTGTATTCGCACCAAAGCCAAGAGATTACAGAGTTTCAGTGCCAAAGAGCATGAGAAAGGTTGCAATGAAATCTGCTTTAACTAGCAAGGTTCAAGAAAATCAAATGATCGTTCTTGATTCATTAAATTTCGATGCACCAAAAACTAAAAATGTAGTAGAAATGTTAAAAGCTTTTGAAGCTACTAAAGCATTAATAATAACTGCAGAATCAAATGAAGGTGTTTACAAATCAGCAAGAAACATCCAAGGAATCAATGTTATACCAGCTAACAATATAAATGTTTATGATTTATTAAAATATGAAAAATTAATCATAACTAAAGATGCTGTATCAAAAATTGAGGAGGTGTACGCATAATGAAGTTAACAAGCCATGATATAATAAGAAAGCCAGTTATTACTGAAAAGAGTATGGCGTCTATGGCCGACAAAAAGTACACTTTCATAGTGCATGCGGATGCTAACAAATCTCAAATAAAGAGAGCTGTGGAAGAAGTTTTCAATGTTAAAGTTGAAGATGTTAATACTATAAACGGTTTAGGAAAAACTAAGAGAATGGGCGTACATGTAGGTAAGAGATCAGACTACAAGAAAGCTATTGTTAAATTATCAGAAGAAAGCAACGCAATTGAATTCTTTGAAGGAATGCAATAGTATTAAAGCCATTATTGGTGAAAACACCAGAGAAGCTTAAAGAAGGAGGGAATTTTAAATGGCAGTTAAAAAGTTTAACCCTATTACACCATCAAGAAGACAAATGACTATGCCAACATTTGAAGAAATAACTTCACAACAACCAGAAAAGTCACTTCTTGTTGCGTTAAAAGTTAAAGCGGGTAGAAATAACCAAGGTAAAATCACTGTTAGACATCGTGGTGGTACTGTTAAGAGAAAATACAGAATAATAGATTTTAAAAGAAATAAAGATGCAGTTCCAGCAAAGGTTGCATCTATAGAATATGATCCAAACAGAACTGCATATATTGCTCTTGTTATATATACAGATGGAGAAAAGAGATATATTCTTGCACCAGCAGGATTAAAAGTTGGAGATATCATTGAATCAGGTGTTAACGCAGATATCAAACCAGGTAATGCTCTTCCATTAAAGAACATACCAGTAGGTACAGTTGTTCATAATATCGAATTACAAAAAGGTAAAGGTGGCCAATTAGTTAGAGCTGCTGGTAACTCAGCACAATTAATGGCTAAAGAAGGAGATTATGCAACTCTAAGATTACCATCAGGTGAAATGAGATATGTAAGAATAGAATGTAGAGCTACAATCGGAACACTTTCAAATGCTACTAACGATATCGTTAATATTGGTAAAGCAGGTAGAAAGAGACACATGGGATGGAGACCAACAGTAAGAGGTTCTGTAATGAATCCTAACGATCACCCTCACGGTGGTGGTGAAGGTAAATCTCCAGTTGGTAGACCAAGTCCAGTTACTCCATGGGGTAAACCAGCACTTGGATACAAAACTAGAAAGAATAAGAAATATTCTGATAGATTTATTATTAAGGATAGAAGAAAATAGTCTGAGGAGAATAGTAAGTTCTCTTCAAGACTAATACTTCTAATTTATGAAGGGAGGCATATTTAGTGAGTAGATCAACAAAGAAAGCACCTTTTGTTCATGAAGGACTTTTCAAGAAGATAGAAGAAATGAACGCAAGTGGAGATAAAAAGGTTGTTAAAACTTGGTCAAGAAGTTCAACAATTTTCCCACAATTCATAGGTCACACAATTGCGGTTCATGATGGAAGAAAACACGTACCAGTATATATTTCAGAAGATATGGTTGGCCATAAGTTAGGTGAATTCGTATTAACTAGAACTTATAAAGGTCACGACGCAGATAAAACATCAAAAAGATAGCCTGGAAAGGAGGATTATTAAATGGAAGCTAGAGCTATAGCAAAATATGTCAGAATGTCTCCAACAAAAGTAGGAGTAATTCTTGATTTAATAAGAGGAAAGCAAGTTAATGAAGCTTTTGCTATTTTACAATATACTCCAAGAGAAGCAGCAGTAGTAATTAACAAAGTTTTAAAGTCAGCTGTTGCAAATGCAGAAAATAATTTAGAGTTAAATGCTGACAACTTATATGTTTCAGAATGTTTTGTTGGTCAAGGATCAACATTAAAGAGATTTCAACCTCATGCTCAAGGTAGAGCATTCAAAATCTTAAAGAAAACAAGCAATATAACAGTAATTGTTAAAGAAAGAGCTTAGTTTATAGAAGGAGGGAAAAGCAAGTGGGTCAAAAAGTAAATCCTCATGGCCTTAGAGTAGGCGTTATAAAGGGATGGGACGCAAAATGGTATGCTAATAAGAAAAATTTTGCTGATAATCTTGTAGAAGATAATCAAATTAGAAAATTTGTTAAAAAAGAACTATTTTCAGCTGGTATTTCTAAAATAGAAATCGAAAGAGCTGCTAAAAGAGTTAAGTTAAACATATATACAGCAAAACCAGGTGTTATAATAGGCAAAGGTGGATCTGGAATTGAAAAATTAAAGAATATGTTAACTCAATTTGTAAGTAACAAGAATGTTTTAATAAACATAGTTGAAGTTAAGAGTGCAGAAGCTGATGCTCAATTAATGGCAGAAAACATTGCTGCACAATTAGAAAAGAGAATTTCATTTAGAAGAGCTATGAAGCAAACAATGCAAAGAGCTATGAAACATGGAATTAAAGGTGTTAAAACTGCATGTTCAGGTAGATTAGGCGGAGCTGAAATCGCAAGAACAGAACAGTATCATGAAGGAACAATACCACTACAAACATTAAGAGCTGATATCGAATATGGATTTGCTGAAGCAGATACAACATATGGTAAGATCGGAGTTAAAGTTTGGGTTTATAATGGAGAAGTTCTTCCAACTAAGAAAGTAGAAAAGGAAGAGGCTAACGCATAGGAAAGGAGGAATAAATCATGTTAATGCCTAAAAGAGTAAAACATCGTAAGGTACAACGTGGTAGAATGAAAGGTAAAGCTACAAGAGGTAATTTCTTAGCTTATGGAGATTACGGAATCCAAGCACTTACTTGTGGATGGATTACAAGCAACCAAATCGAATCTGCCAGAATTGCTATCAATAGATACATCAAAAGAGGTGGAAAACTTTGGATAAAGATTTTCCCAGATAAGCCAGTTACAGAAAAACCAGCTGAAACAAGAATGGGTTCAGGTAAAGGATCACCAGAATACTGGGTTGCAGTAGTTAAACCTGGTAGAGTATTATTTGAATTATCAGGAGTACCAGAAGAAACTGCAAGAGAAGCAATGAGACTTGCTTCACATAAACTTCCTGTAAAAACAAAATTTGTTTCAAAGAGAGATTTTGAGGAAATGGGTGGTGAAGAATAATGAAGGCTAGAGAATTAAAAGAATTAAAATCAAGCAATCCTCAAGAACTAATAGCTAAATTAGGTGATCTTAAAGCTGAATTATTTAACTTAAGATTCCAATTAGCTACAGGACAATTAGAAAATCCAATGAGAATAAAAGAAGTTAAGAAATCTATAGCCCAAATAAAAACCATCTTAAGAGAAGAAGAATTAAAAGCATTGGAACAATAATTTTTGGAAGGAGGTAAGCCCTAATGGAAAGAGCATTAAGAAAAAAAAGAATTGGTAGGGTTGTTTCTGATAAAATGGAAAAGACTATCGTAGTTGCTGTTGAAACTAAGGTTAGACATCCACTATACGGAAAAACAGTTAACAGAACTACAAAGTTCAAAGTTCATGACGAAAAGAACGAAGCTAAAATTAATGATAGAGTATCAATAATGGAAACTAGACCATTATCTAAGGATAAGAGATGGAGACTTGTTGAAATAGTTGAAAAAGCTAAATAAGCTTTAAAGCTGAAAGGAGGGTAATTCAATGATACAACAACAAACCTTATTAAAGGTTGCAGATAATTCAGGTGCAAAAGAAATTATGTGTATCAGAGTCTTAGGCGGATCTAAAAGAAAGTTTGGTAACATCGGTGATGTTATAGTAGCTAGCGTTAAAAGTGCAACACCAGGTGGAGTTGTTAAAAAAGGTGAAGTCGTAAAGGCAGTTGTAGTTAGATCAGTTAAAGGTGTGAGAAGAGCAGACGGTTCATATATTAAATTTGATGAAAACGCAGCAGTTATAATCAAAGATGACAAACAACCAAAAGGAACACGTATTTTCGGACCTGTTGCTAGGGAGCTAAGAGATAAAGAATTTAATAAAATCTTATCATTAGCACCAGAAGTTCTATAAGAGGAGGTGGCTAATTTGAAGATACATGTAAGAAAGAATGATACAGTTATTGTCGTATCAGGAAAAGATAAAGGCAAAACTGGTGAAGTGTTAAAAGCATATCCAAAGACAGGAAAGGTTCTTGTTCAAGGAGTTAATATAGTTAAGAAACATCAAAAAGCTAATAAGGGTCAAGTTGAAAGCGCTATAATTGAAAAAGAAGCAGCAATCAACAGCTCAAAAGTTATGTTATATTGCAACAAATGTAAGAATGCAACTAGAATTAGTAACAAAATTTTAGATGATGGTACTAAGGTTAGAGTATGTAAAAAATGCGGAGAAACATTCTAAACTTTGAAAGGAGGTAACTAATATGACAAGACTTCAAGAAAAATACCAAAAAGAAGTAATTCCAGCTATGGTAGAAAAGTTCGGATACAAAAACTTAATGGAAGTTCCAAAACTAGAAAAGATCGTAATCAACATGGGTGTTGGAGAAGCTAAAGAAAATCAAAAGGTGTTAGAATCAGCTGTTGCTGACTTGACTTTAATAGCAGGTCAAAAGCCAATTTTAACAAGAGCTAAGAAATCTGTAGCTAACTTTAAAATTAGAGAAAACATGGCATTAGGATGCAAGGTTACTTTAAGAAAAGCTCAAATGTTCGAATTTGCAGATAAATTAATGAGCATTGCTTTACCAAGAGTTAGAGATTTCAGAGGAGTTTCAAGTAAAGCGTTCGACGGTAGAGGAAACTACTCATTAGGAATTAAAGAACAATTAATATTCCCAGAAATCGAATATGATAAAATAGATAAAGTAAGAGGAATGGATATAATCTTCGTTACATCAGCAAACACTGATGAAGAAGCTAGGGAATTATTAAGATTCCTTGGAATGCCATTCGCTCAATAATAAGGAGGGAACACAATGGCACGTAAGGCTATTATTGAAAAGTGGAGCAAAACTCCTAAATATAAAACAAGAGCTTATACAAGATGCAGAATATGTGGAAGACCACATTCTGTACTAAAAAAATATGGAGTATGCCGTATTTGTTTTAGAGAACTTGCTTATAAGGGCGAAATTCCAGGTTGTAGAAAAGCATCTTGGTAAGATACACATGTAGTGAAAGGAGGCACATTAAATGGTTATGACAGATCCTATAGCAGATTTATTAACTCGTGTAAGAAATGCTAATGCTGTAAGACATGAAGTGGTAGAAGTACCTTCTTCAAACGTAAAGAAGGAAATTGCTAATATATTATTACAAGAGGGTTATATAAAAGAAATTAACGAATATAACGATGGAGTTGTTCCAATGTTAAGATTATCTCTTAAATATGGAGCTAACAAAGAAAGAGTTATAACTGGTATTAAGAGAATTTCTAAGCCAGGATTAAGAGTTTATTGTAAGAAAGACGAAGTACCTAAGGTTCTTAATGGATTAGGTATTGCTGTTGTTTCAACTTCAAACGGAATCATGGTAGATAGAGAAGCTAGAAAGAACGGTTTAGGTGGAGAAGTTATCTGCTACGTTTGGTAATATATAGATAAATATTAAGAAGAAAAAATTGTAAGAACATACGATTTTGAAATAATACAGGAGGTGCAATTATGTCAAGAGTAGGTAGATTACCAATAGCTATTCCTGCTGATGTAACTGTAACTGTAACACCAGAGAACGTTGTTACAGTTAAAGGACCAAAAGGTGAATTAGTTAAAACTATGCACAAAGATATTAGTGTAGCGGTTGAAAACAACGAAGTAATTGTTACTAGACATAGTGAACAAAAAGATCACAGAGCTCTTCACGGTTTAACAAGAGCATTAATTAATAATATGGTAATTGGAGTTAAAGAAGGTTACCAAAAGACTTTAGATTTAGTTGGTGTTGGTTACAGAGCTCAATTACAAGGAAAAAAACTTGTGATGAACCTTGGATATTCACATCCAGTTGAAATAGAACCTATTGACGGAATTACTTTTGAAACTCCAGCGGCTACTAGAGTAGTAGTTAAAGGAATCGACAAAGAAAAAGTTGGTTTTGCAGCTGCAGATATTAGAAAGTGGAGAGTACCAGAACCATATAAGGGTAAAGGTATTAAATACGAAAATGAAGTGATTAG
This genomic interval carries:
- the tuf gene encoding elongation factor Tu, which translates into the protein MSKAKYERNKPHVNIGTIGHVDHGKTTLTAAITTVLANKGYAEAFNYADIDKAPEEKERGITINTAHVEYQTENRHYAHVDCPGHADYVKNMITGAAQMDGAILVVSAADGPMPQTREHILLGSRVGIQYIVVFLNKADMVDDPELLELVEMEVRELLNEYEFPGDDIPVITGSALKALENPTDEEAIAPILELMEAVDSYIPTPERATDKPFLMPIEDVFTITGRGTVATGRVEAGVLHVGDEVEIVGLSEEKKKVVVTGIEMFRKLLDEAQAGDNIGALLRGVQRTDIERGQVLAVPNSVHPHTKFVGQVYVLKKEEGGRHTPFFDGYRPQFYFRTTDVTGSIKLPDGMEMVMPGDHIDMNVELITPIAMDEGLRFAIREGGRTVGSGVVTKIVQ
- the rpsJ gene encoding 30S ribosomal protein S10 gives rise to the protein MSKQKIRIRLKAFDHTILDQSAEKIVETAKTSGAKVVGPVPLPTEKDVVTILRAVHKYKDSREQFEIRTHKRLIDIVNPSPKTVDALMRLNLPAGVDIEIKL
- the rplB gene encoding 50S ribosomal protein L2, yielding MAVKKFNPITPSRRQMTMPTFEEITSQQPEKSLLVALKVKAGRNNQGKITVRHRGGTVKRKYRIIDFKRNKDAVPAKVASIEYDPNRTAYIALVIYTDGEKRYILAPAGLKVGDIIESGVNADIKPGNALPLKNIPVGTVVHNIELQKGKGGQLVRAAGNSAQLMAKEGDYATLRLPSGEMRYVRIECRATIGTLSNATNDIVNIGKAGRKRHMGWRPTVRGSVMNPNDHPHGGGEGKSPVGRPSPVTPWGKPALGYKTRKNKKYSDRFIIKDRRK
- the rplX gene encoding 50S ribosomal protein L24 codes for the protein MKIHVRKNDTVIVVSGKDKGKTGEVLKAYPKTGKVLVQGVNIVKKHQKANKGQVESAIIEKEAAINSSKVMLYCNKCKNATRISNKILDDGTKVRVCKKCGETF
- the rplW gene encoding 50S ribosomal protein L23; amino-acid sequence: MKLTSHDIIRKPVITEKSMASMADKKYTFIVHADANKSQIKRAVEEVFNVKVEDVNTINGLGKTKRMGVHVGKRSDYKKAIVKLSEESNAIEFFEGMQ
- the rpsC gene encoding 30S ribosomal protein S3 — protein: MGQKVNPHGLRVGVIKGWDAKWYANKKNFADNLVEDNQIRKFVKKELFSAGISKIEIERAAKRVKLNIYTAKPGVIIGKGGSGIEKLKNMLTQFVSNKNVLINIVEVKSAEADAQLMAENIAAQLEKRISFRRAMKQTMQRAMKHGIKGVKTACSGRLGGAEIARTEQYHEGTIPLQTLRADIEYGFAEADTTYGKIGVKVWVYNGEVLPTKKVEKEEANA
- the rplP gene encoding 50S ribosomal protein L16 — its product is MLMPKRVKHRKVQRGRMKGKATRGNFLAYGDYGIQALTCGWITSNQIESARIAINRYIKRGGKLWIKIFPDKPVTEKPAETRMGSGKGSPEYWVAVVKPGRVLFELSGVPEETAREAMRLASHKLPVKTKFVSKRDFEEMGGEE
- the rpsQ gene encoding 30S ribosomal protein S17, with the protein product MERALRKKRIGRVVSDKMEKTIVVAVETKVRHPLYGKTVNRTTKFKVHDEKNEAKINDRVSIMETRPLSKDKRWRLVEIVEKAK
- the rplE gene encoding 50S ribosomal protein L5; translated protein: MTRLQEKYQKEVIPAMVEKFGYKNLMEVPKLEKIVINMGVGEAKENQKVLESAVADLTLIAGQKPILTRAKKSVANFKIRENMALGCKVTLRKAQMFEFADKLMSIALPRVRDFRGVSSKAFDGRGNYSLGIKEQLIFPEIEYDKIDKVRGMDIIFVTSANTDEEARELLRFLGMPFAQ
- the rplV gene encoding 50S ribosomal protein L22, yielding MEARAIAKYVRMSPTKVGVILDLIRGKQVNEAFAILQYTPREAAVVINKVLKSAVANAENNLELNADNLYVSECFVGQGSTLKRFQPHAQGRAFKILKKTSNITVIVKERA
- the rpsH gene encoding 30S ribosomal protein S8, producing MVMTDPIADLLTRVRNANAVRHEVVEVPSSNVKKEIANILLQEGYIKEINEYNDGVVPMLRLSLKYGANKERVITGIKRISKPGLRVYCKKDEVPKVLNGLGIAVVSTSNGIMVDREARKNGLGGEVICYVW
- a CDS encoding type Z 30S ribosomal protein S14 codes for the protein MARKAIIEKWSKTPKYKTRAYTRCRICGRPHSVLKKYGVCRICFRELAYKGEIPGCRKASW
- the rplC gene encoding 50S ribosomal protein L3; this encodes MKKAIIGKKIGMTQIFDENGKVVPVTVVEAGPCVVVQKKTLENDGYEAIQVGFDEIREKLANKPRKGHFAKAGATLRRTLKEFRLENISEYEVGQEIKADVFGAGDKIDVSAVSKGKGFQGSIKRWNQQRGPMTHGSKFHRAPGSMGASSDPSRTFKNKRMPGHMGSVNTTVLNLEVVKVIAEKNLILIKGGIPGPNKGTVVIKDTVRA
- the rpmC gene encoding 50S ribosomal protein L29, producing the protein MKARELKELKSSNPQELIAKLGDLKAELFNLRFQLATGQLENPMRIKEVKKSIAQIKTILREEELKALEQ
- the rplF gene encoding 50S ribosomal protein L6 translates to MSRVGRLPIAIPADVTVTVTPENVVTVKGPKGELVKTMHKDISVAVENNEVIVTRHSEQKDHRALHGLTRALINNMVIGVKEGYQKTLDLVGVGYRAQLQGKKLVMNLGYSHPVEIEPIDGITFETPAATRVVVKGIDKEKVGFAAADIRKWRVPEPYKGKGIKYENEVIRRKEGKTGKK
- the rpsS gene encoding 30S ribosomal protein S19 gives rise to the protein MSRSTKKAPFVHEGLFKKIEEMNASGDKKVVKTWSRSSTIFPQFIGHTIAVHDGRKHVPVYISEDMVGHKLGEFVLTRTYKGHDADKTSKR
- the rplD gene encoding 50S ribosomal protein L4, whose product is MPTVGVFNKEGNKVADMELNESIFAAEVNEYALHQVVVALLANKRQGTQSTKTRSEVRGGGIKPWRQKGTGRARQGSIRAPQWIKGGIVFAPKPRDYRVSVPKSMRKVAMKSALTSKVQENQMIVLDSLNFDAPKTKNVVEMLKAFEATKALIITAESNEGVYKSARNIQGINVIPANNINVYDLLKYEKLIITKDAVSKIEEVYA
- the rplN gene encoding 50S ribosomal protein L14, which encodes MIQQQTLLKVADNSGAKEIMCIRVLGGSKRKFGNIGDVIVASVKSATPGGVVKKGEVVKAVVVRSVKGVRRADGSYIKFDENAAVIIKDDKQPKGTRIFGPVARELRDKEFNKILSLAPEVL